The Cucumis melo cultivar AY chromosome 6, USDA_Cmelo_AY_1.0, whole genome shotgun sequence genome includes a region encoding these proteins:
- the LOC103496832 gene encoding MLP-like protein 423 — MSQTESIWAKVQLKSPPEKFYGFFRNHMGDLVHMFPDNFQSFQFLEGESFTTGSVMHWQYHLGSPAAAKIKMRLVDDVKKSIVYEIMDGDVLKYYKVFRAKLEAVNGGLNKVGGNFAKWTIEYQKANENVPSPENYMELAVKVSKGLDAYIFKN; from the exons atgaGCCAAACTGAGAGCATTTGGGCAAAGGTTCAGCTAAAATCTCCCCCTGAGAAGTTCTATGGGTTCTTCAGGAACCACATGGGGGATTTGGTTCATATGTTTCCTGATAACTTCCAAAGCTTTCAGTTTCTTGAAGGAGAGAGCTTCACTACTGGCAGTGTTATGCATTGGCAATACCATCTTG GAAGTCCAGCAGCAGCAAAGATAAAGATGAGACTTGTGGATGATGTCAAGAAGTCCATAGTTTATGAAATTATGGATGGAGATGTTCTAAAGTATTACAAAGTTTTTAGAGCAAAACTTGAAGCTGTTAATGGAGGCTTAAACAAAGTTGGAGGAAACTTTGCAAAATGGACTATTGAATATCAAAAGGCAAATGAAAATGTTCCTTCACCAGAAAATTACATGGAATTGGCTGTCAAAGTCTCCAAAGGCCTTGATGCTTATATTTTCAAGAACTAA